The Coregonus clupeaformis isolate EN_2021a chromosome 6, ASM2061545v1, whole genome shotgun sequence genome has a segment encoding these proteins:
- the LOC121567516 gene encoding ras and Rab interactor 2, whose translation MMRGLEDQDKKDESHRGVSDTVRTENEVTDGVLRRPLTLLDRLRLCQDAWAPGNPWDRDGAHAALWGRPAGSFLVLRDSASQPILLCVSTGGGSGHVRDNPIQHIGAVYQLSQSYLGFSDLAQLVVFYSLSRDVLPVCLFIPPWLYSVSDQPQSSSLSQLGPKSWLCPTTDLQPDHMTQRAPSTAMCTIQLTAANGALCIINPLYLHEHGDDWLTHQPTSSQRVNRPSNYRHERRLSTTRPWSGAGLLTKRAISLEQEPCSSSPDNPGSPVVQASPSPPTPTGGVVLRRPSRDASIESLHRTGSQDRTNTSRPPSDPKPLFSPAPQSPHRVSWIEDNVWLSQPPPSSLLRPPSLELDSLSISSIEEEPESVTSPSHSPHPSYRLADKVKHRLSAVGLAIGGLGSPQKRLTKRVQELSKRRGGVFAEAVLEFVEMTLGAGFTPGMTGVDLLQEVRTALTALRETLLDCPEIHIFIDSMADTPNWELDAILELSLHKVALKPVSSHLYTCLQSCRDHDGSLRKLRENQRVLEGRGVEELEGTPGAGVPDPVTLEKIQQRWSAMHQSYSPSRKVHIMLKVCKTIYHSMTANANPGVVYGADDFLPCLTWVLLRSDVVTLQLDTDYMMELLDPTQLQGEGGYYLTSLYASLFYISSFRPRLATRQLSTEAQKSLSQWHRRRTLHCNQSRRTTNRRTLRRPGHGEKGRENSCDAETETGTGSVTDAPPAPSSVVAKALHIISEVVVAAREEGGSRAEGQGSPAAQLQASPRKERQDSG comes from the exons ATGATGAGGGGATTGGAAGATCAGGATAAGAAGGATGAATCTCACAG AGGTGTGAGTGACACGGTGAGGACAGAGAATGAGGTTACTGATGGAGTTTTGCGGAGGCCCCTGACTCTACTGGACAGGTTGCGACTGTGTCAGGACGCCTGGGCCCCTGGGAACCCCTGGGATAGAGACGGGGCCCACGCTGCCCTCTGGGGCCGGCCTGCTGGG AGCTTCCTGGTGTTGAGGGACTCTGCCTCCCAGCCCATCCTGCTGTGTGTGTCCACTGGAGGAGGGAGTGGACATGTCAGAGACAACCCCATACAACACATTGGTGCAG TTTATCAGCTATCTCAGTCATATTTAGGCTTCTCTGATCTGGCTCAGTTAGTGGTCTTCTACTCTCTGAGCAG ggacGTGTTGCCAGTGTGTCTGTTCATCCCTCCGTGGCTCTATAGTGTATCAGATCAGCCACAGTCCAGCAGTCTGTCCCAGCTGGGTCCCA AGTCCTGGCTGTGTCCCACCACTGACCTCCAGCCTGATCACATGACTCAGAGGGCTCCTAGTACTGCCATGTGCACCATACAG CTGACAGCAGCCAATGGTGCTCTGTGCATCATCAACCCACTCTATCTCCATGAGCATGGCGATGACTGGCTGACGCATCAACCAACCAGCTCACAGCGAGTTAATCGGCCATCCAATTATAGGCATGAGAGACGACTGAGTACAACGAGACCTTGGTCAGGGGCGGGCCTTCTTACTAAGAGAGCTATTTCATTGGAGCAGGAGCCCTGCAGCTCCAGTCCTGATAATCCAG GGTCTCCTGTAGTCCAGGCTTCCCCGTCTCCCCCCACCCCAACAGGAGGGGTGGTTCTGAGGAGGCCCAGTAGGGATGCTTCCATTGAGTCACTCCACAGAACAGGGAGCCAGGACCGCACTAACACCTCCAGGCCCCCGTCAGACCCCAAGCCCCTGTTCAGCCCTGCCCCGCAGTCCCCTCACAGGGTGTCCTGGATTGAGGACAATGTATGGCTCTCCCAaccaccaccctcctccctcctccgtcCCCCCTCCCTGGAGCTGGACTCGCTGTCAATCAGCAGCATTGAGGAGGAGCCGGAGTCGGTCACCAgcccctcccactccccccaCCCCTCGTATCGGTTGGCCGACAAGGTGAAGCACCGCCTCTCGGCTGTGGGCCTGGCCATTGGTGGGCTGGGGTCTCCACAGAAGAGGCTGACCAAGCGGGTGCAGGAGCTCAGTAAGCGGAGGGGCGGGGTATTTGCAGAGGCAGTGCTGGAATTCGTTGAGATGACCCTAGGGGCTGGGTTTACCCCTGGAATGACAGGTGTGGATTTGCTTCAGGAGGTGCGTACGGCTCTCACTGCCCTGAGAGAGACACTGCTGGACTGTCCCGAGATACACATCTTCATAGACAGTATGGCCGACACACCCAACTGGGAGCTGG ATGCCATACTGGAGCTCTCCCTACACAAGGTGGCCCTGAAGCCTGTGAGCTCCCACCTGTACACCTGCCTCCAGAGCTGTCGGGACCATGACGGTAGCCTGCGGAAGCTGAGGGAGAACCAGCGGGTCCTGGAGGGCCGGGGGGTGGAGGAGCTGGAAGGGACGCCTGGGGCGGGGGTCCCTGACCCTGTCACCCTGGAGAAGATCCAGCAGAGGTGGTCAGCCATGCACCAGTCCTACTCCCCCAGCAGGAAGGTCCATATCATGCTCAAGGTCTGCAAGACCATCTACCACAGCATGACAGCCAATGCCAACCCAG gTGTAGTGTACGGGGCTGATGACTTCCTGCCCTGTCTGACCTGGGTGCTTCTGCGTAGTGATGTGGTCACTCTGCAGCTGGACACTGACTACATGATGGAGCTACTGGACCCCACACAGCTGCAGGGAGAGG GAGGTTATTACTTGACGTCCCTGTACGCCTCTCTCTTCTACATCAGCAGCTTCCGCCCTCGTCTCGCCACGCGCCAGCTTAGCACCGAGGCCCAGAAATCCCTGAGCCAATGGCATCGCAGGCGCACTCTGCACTGCAACCAATCACGACGCACCACAAATCGGAGGACCCTCCGGAGACCTGGGCATGGCGAGAAGGGCAGGGAAAACTCCTGTGATGCAGAGACGGAAACTGGCACAGGAAGTGTAACTGACGCCCCACCGGCGCCCTCTAGTGTTGTGGCCAAGGCACTGCACATAATCTCAGAGGTTGTGGTAGCggcgagggaggaggggggcagcAGAGCGGAGGGCCAAGGATCCCCAGCTGCACAACTCCAGGCCTCACCTCGGAAGGAGAGACAGGACTCAGGTTAG
- the LOC121567517 gene encoding homeobox protein Meis3 gives MPESDYSLHVKYNLDTGGRTPALDSGSGLILPGVGDWLPCRMDKRYEDLVHYSGSEGMPMGGYGEAMRSLPPPHYGHTVPDSLKHHRDQIYGHPLFPLLALVFEKCELATCSPRDVTSFSVPPHLQGLTNHSDVCSSDSFNDDIAAFAKQIRSEKPIFSTNPELDNLMIQAIQVLRFHLLELEKVHDLCDNFCNRYITCLKGKMPTDLILDDREGGSKSDVEDFTGSCTSLSEQNQSWLRDPDDCASTPLGTPGMSCGLPSHSTDNCSDTGDGLDGGVASPSTGEEDETDRDRRNNKKRGIFPKLATNIMRAWLFQHLSHPYPSEEQKKQLAQDTGLTILQVNNWFINARRRIVQPMIDQSNRSGQGDPYSPEGAALGGYGLDGQAHLGLRAAGLQGMPSLPGEYPGALLSQSGYPHAGPSLHPYPGPHPAMLLHPPPHPHPADPLIGQGLDIHAH, from the exons ATGCCTGAGAGTGACTATAGCCTACACGTCAAAT ATAATCTGGATACAGGAGGCAGAACGCCTGCGCTGGACAGCGGGTCTGGTCTCATCCTTCCCGGAGTAGGGGATTGGCTTCCGTGTCGCATGGATAAGAGG TATGAAGACTTGGTGCACTACTCAGGGTCAGAGGGCATGCCCATGGGGGGGTATGGAGAGGCCATGAGGTCACTGCCCCCCCCTCACTATGGCCACACTGTCCCAGATTCCCTCAAACACCACAGGGACCAGATCTATGG TCATCCCCTGTTTCCATTGCTGGCCCTGGTGTTTGAGAAGTGTGAGCTGGCCACCTGCTCCCCACGGGATGTCACATCCTTCTCAGTCCCGCCCCACCTCCAAGGCCTGACCAATCACAGTGATGTATGCTCCTCAGACTCCTTCAACGATGACATCGCAGCCTTCGCCAAACAG ATTCGCTCAGAAAAGCCCATTTTTTCTACAAATCCTGAACTGGACAATCtg ATGATCCAGGCCATCCAGGTACTACGTTTCCACCTGTTGGAGCTGGAAAAG GTTCATGACCTGTGTGATAACTTCTGTAATCGCTACATCACCTGCCTGAAGGGCAAGATGCCCACAGACCTGATTCTGGATGACAGGGAGGGCGGGTCCAAGTCCGACGTGGAGGATTTCACTGGCTCCTGCACCAGTCTGTCAGAGCAG AATCAGTCGTGGTTGCGGGACCCAGATGACTGTGCGTCCACTCCACTAGGGACACCTGGCATGTCGTGTGGCCTGCCTTCACACAGCACAGACAACTGCAGCGATACGG GGGATGGTTTGGATGGGGGCGTGGCCTCCCCCAGTACAGGAGAGGAGGACGAGACAGACCGAGACAGAAGGAACAACAAGAAGAGGGGCATTTTCCCCAAACTGGCAACCAACATCATGAGGGCATGGCTCTTCCAGCATTTATCG CACCCATACCCCTCGGAGGAGCAGAAGAAGCAGCTGGCACAGGACACAGGACTGACCATCCTGCAGGTCAACAACTG GTTTATCAATGCAAGACGGAGAATAGTACAGCCCATGATTGACCAGTCAAATCGCTCAG GTCAAGGTGATCCTTACAGCCCAGAGGGAGCAGCACTGGGGGGCTACGGACTGGACGGCCAAGCCCACCTGGGTCTCAGGGCAGCAG gtcttcAGGGGATGCCATCTCTTCCAGGAGAGTACCCCGGGGCCCTGCTGTCCCAGTCTGGTTACCCCCACGCCGGCCCGTCCCTGCACCCCTACCCCGGCCCCCACCCCGCCATGCTGCTGCACCCGCCGCCCCACCCCCACCCCGCCGATCCCCTCATAGGCCAGGGTCTGGACATACACGCCCACTAA